In a genomic window of Trichoderma atroviride chromosome 4, complete sequence:
- a CDS encoding uncharacterized protein (EggNog:ENOG41), whose protein sequence is MVHFNLELVWISQASPQVDLVFVHGYGGNPETTWHDESTGKIWIKDEEFITRIKRPIRIFSFSYNGEVESNLSSSSPAFHASDLLCCLEQALERSTGRPLILVAHGFGGTIVKKAIQLCFVAPGYPQTKNALAGVVFFGTPHTDTDSEALLQAVKGTVDAFGSEDGARGEDIREYVSTASRINAAFISCKPSYLRMLSFWEKLPSKSIGPSSGMHGRPIVSLQCQKEHLQGNTDHIIECSHDELPRFSSVFSDRFIQFMEIFSQFLVDTLSERTVTTIPRLFPRPPSDIRESRFPIEEIPIIRRPGPIIKTRRRFWNKNDDDHQSPERRKRDKEDKASREQFLQSLRGWSESNYGNEIFVAAGTCEWFKDGSIYKNWLTDPKCGTLFYIGAPGHGKSHLARSIFTHLKSSKPDDIVLGYFCQRGEEKPAIWEYFTWKLIKEWPDWFTHVPVQFRRKTDDANPRLDSSAYTEIWTSFRKASSPRTIYLIVDGLEQTPPANFTEFFALVEQLRKPMVLGSENRSNGVSETPPTKVKLVITSRWTDATFTASSTTSCCSLPNDDLKKDVSVYLDKRFQTISKSRPKTVDEQLIRRVKERITQKSGTYWLFAKLAADEIESSSALNSIQEPREDYIPMELARLYEQKMLPLLQSANNSERHLRTVLTLIASEDNSLAFSLKQLESFIQCIYGQDDMPVESLAKSIQTFCGDLFWVSPIDSLVYSVHATVRGHLGKYLTVEHRQTNMVFICLKYLLQDSFRTTLPLSFSDRDGTVERMSKTAAFYGFAAQGWIIYLARLDTLSPHLVPLLQTFLSLDCRQYRTWLHWKSWLFKEEIGKIDEIIEDPIMVMVREGCLAVIQHFFPSSTAPRATLKSKFELWARHMPFPNTQPPNLLGVQWPNIKGLHEQTVLMAAALSGNPALVEHVLQWDVDINARDDGGRTALMLCLTSDRLMGPKAVGKKLDVYAVVELLLLHGIDPRMSEHHGITPLHVACVRGRFDLAELLLRFNAPINLTDGWGFTPLERAYGTGDIRIIEMLIGHGADVEAWMLGGEPPLARCIYDGKLDIFEAFLPFADINQATMLGFAPIHLASDGADRIEFLRLLLTRPGLHIDTVSSASDRFHIKRATAIGFAINSRNYTALEWLLEAGAHPGLLPMVTLPPLHEAIVVKDRAMIELLLFYGAPVNESRRSWFPFTALGHAVDLGLEDIVELLLKNGADASVEEGYGVTALIETAVSRKRPIPKIIRQLMESRYPPDVNYIRENEQHCVMSAVSQGDAETVSILLEYGADLSKYLQSGETVSPFHNAARYGHVKICDILLQHEPAFLNLQIEKGFMIESPLFMACHRKKKEVVRFLLDKGAKADQLSFYYKESPLFTACDVGDLEIAKMVLEAAPQMINVPTAFNCTPLVYACEHGNVEMVKMLLDAGAGIYLPNGARTTNAFSRLFEAKGNKAFKILDLLLHRGLDINAVDNETGLSILGMAIVDAEARHVKWLLERGADPIRAQRSAGREETWRTALQLVSHTSNKKAPGIIDLLLEPQWGLLDHLTHKDYHGGTLFPLLGQSRKALPITPRLVSVCDAIFKETGRDIFSDLINEPSIAGLTPIDCVMNDFTAKPFALSELDNKLLSSINELLEGPRTTEDHFLILDYVLSLLFAREADFDADLKVLTEFVLARPQVGWDDDGCYMGSVALQVCALCDESIYDPYVYCPLCESSWCSGCKSRCEVNSLHRHKLLDIEVRKDLDINAPDIQEILEKLQKEISSGTSNEQTFQTVQNGEELSESPIIKNLASVEESQPPTPDQISLQLAALHAFNFLAISRPIWTPFLPLSPAAQELVNPWHRLWSQEYGHRRRQSFMQRTMNYENSAWRRFQELQYLRRGFTRAYADEEGVKRDFVLRDVWRLFANEKRVKERVVVEEDLSL, encoded by the exons ATGGTGCACTTCAATCTGGAGCTCGTCTGGATCTCCCAGGCAAGCCCGCAAGTCGA CCTCGTTTTCGTCCATGGATACGGTGGCAACCCAGAAACAACATGGCATGACGAATCTACGGGTAAAATCTGGATCAAGGACGAAGAGTTCATCACCCGAATAAAGAGGCCGATCCGCATCTTTTCCTTCAGCTACAACGGCGAAGTAGAGTCAAATCTATCATCCTCCAGCCCAGCTTTTCATGCAAGCGACCTGCTCTGCTGTTTGGAGCAAGCTCTCGAGAGATCCACC GGACGACCACTGATACTCGTTGCCCACGGCTTTGGAGGCACCATTGTGAAAAAG GCAATCCAGCTGTGTTTCGTGGCCCCAGGATATCCGCAGACAAAAAATGCGCTGGCTGGCGTAGTCTTCTTCGGCACTCCTCATACGGACACAGATTCTGAAGCACTGCTTCAGGCCGTAAAAGGCACCGTCGACGCCTTTGGCTCTGAAGATGGCGCTAGAGGTGAAGACATTAGAGAATACGTTTCCACAGCAAGCCGCATCAATGCGGCTTTCATCTCTTGCAAACCAAGCTACCTGAGGATGCTCTCTTTCTGGGAGAAACTGCCATCCAAATCCATTGGACCAAGCTCAGGCATGCATGGGCGTCCT ATCGTCTCTTTGCAATGTCAAAAGGAGCATTTGCAAGGCAATACTGATCACATAATAGAATGCAGCCACGACGAGTTGCCTCGGTTTTCAAGCGTATTCAGCGACAGATTCATACAGTTTATGGAGATATTTTCTCAATTTCTGGTGGATACCCTCTCCGAACGCACCGTGACAACGATCCCGAGGCTTTTCCCGCGTCCACCATCAGACATTCGGGAAAGCCGATTCCCGATTGAAGAGATTCCTATTATAAGGAGACCTGGCCCTATAATCAAGACCCGGCGAAGATTTTGGAACAAGAACGACGATGACCATCAAAGCCCGGAACGTCGGAAAAGGGAcaaagaagacaaggctTCCAGAGAGCAGTTTCTTCAATCACTACGCGGCTGGTCCGAGAGTAATTATGGAAACGAGATTTTTGTCGCAGCCGGCACATGTGAATGGTTCAAAGACGGATCCATCTATAAGAATTGGCTAACCGATCCAAAATGCGGCACGCTCTTCTACATAGGAGCCCCTGGACATGGCAAATCGCATCTGGCACGTTCTATTTTTACCCATCTCAAGTCCTCAAAACCAGACGATATTGTGTTGGGATATTTCTGCCAAAGGGGCGAAGAGAAGCCTGCCATCTGGGAGTATTTCACCTGGAAGTTGATAAAGGAGTGGCCAGACTGGTTCACTCACGTACCGGTTCAATTCCGACGCAAAACTGATGATGCCAACCCTCGCCTCGATTCATCTGCGTACACTGAGATATGGACTTCGTTTCGGAAAGCCTCCTCCCCTCGTACCATATACTTGATTGTGGATGGATTAGAGCAGACACCTCCCGCAAATTTCACCGAGTTCTTTGCTTTGGTAGAACAGCTAAGAAAGCCGATGGTGCTAGGGTCCGAGAACCGTTCAAACGGCGTATCAGAAACGCCGCCGACAAAGGTTAAGCTTGTCATAACGAGCCGGTGGACAGACGCTACGTTTACAGCTTCAAGCACGACTTCTTGTTGTTCTTTGCCTAATGACGACCTTAAAAAGGATGTCTCTGTTTACCTCGACAAAAGATTCCAAACTATATCTAAATCTAGACCAAAAACCGTGGACGAACAACTGATACGCAGGGTCAAGGAGCGTATCACTCAGAAATCGGGAACCTACTGGCTCTTTGCAAAGCTTGCAGCGGATGAAATTGAGAGTTCGAGTGCATTGAATTCTATCCAAGAACCTCGCGAAGATTATATCCCAATGGAGCTGGCGCGGCTCTACGAAcagaagatgctgcctttACTGCAATCTGCCAACAACAGCGAAAGACACCTGCGCACAGTTCTCACCTTGATTGCTTCGGAAGACAATAGTCTCGCATTTTCCCTCAAACAGCTCGAGAGCTTTATTCAGTGCATCTACGGTCAAGATGATATGCCTGTGGAAAGCCTTGCAAAGTCCATACAGACTTTCTGTGGAGACCTGTTCTGGGTCAGCCCAATTGATTCTCTTGTGTATTCCGTCCATGCCACTGTGAGAGGCCATCTTGGCAAATATCTTACGGTGGAGCATAGACAAACTAACATGGTCTTCATTTGTCTGAAATATCTGCTCCAAGACTCCTTTCGCACCACCCTGCCTCTATCTTTCAGTGATAGAGATGGGACGGTGGAAAGAATGAGCAAGACAGCGGCCTTTTATGGATTTGCGGCACAAGGCTGGATAATCTATCTTGCCAGATTGGACACACTCAGCCCACATTTAGTACCGCTGCTACAAACATTTCTATCACTGGATTGCCGCCAATATCGGACGTGGCTCCATTGGAAGTCGTGGCTTTTCAAGGAAGAGATTGGAAAGATTGATGAAATTATCGAGGATCCAATCATGGTCATGGTTCGAGAGGGATGCCTTGCTGTTATCCAGCATTTTTTCCCGTCCTCGACAGCTCCCCGTGCTACTTTGAAGAGCAAATTTGAACTCTGGGCGCGGCACATGCCGTTTCCAAACACACAGCCTCCCAATCTACTTGGTGTGCAATGGCCTAATATCAAGGGTTTACATGAACAGACTGTTTTGATGGCAGCGGCACTAAGTGGAAATCCTGCTCTAGTGGAACACGTTCTACAATGGGATGTTGATATAAATGCTCGAGATGATGGTGGAAGAACTGCCCTCATGCTATGCCTCACCTCGGATCGTTTAATGGGACCGAAAGCGGTGGGTAAAAAACTGGATGTTTATGCCGTCGTTgaactgctgctactacaTGGTATTGATCCAAGAATGAGCGAACATCATGGCATTACTCCCTTGCACGTTGCTTGTGTGCGCGGCAGATTCGATCTAGCTGAGCTTCTGCTAAGGTTCAATGCTCCGATCAATCTTACAGACGGATGGGGATTTACACCTCTCGAAAGGGCATATGGTACCGGGGATATTCGAATTATTGAGATGCTCATCGGTCACGGCGCGGACGTAGAGGCATGGATGCTAGGCGGAGAGCCACCGCTAGCAAGATGCATATATGATGGAAAGCTTGACATCTTTGAGGCTTTTCTTCCGTTTGCAGATATCAACCAGGCCACTATGCTTGGATTTGCACCAATCCATCTTGCCAGCGATGGTGCTGACAGGATAGAGTTTCTCCGCCTTCTACTTACCAGGCCTGGGCTACATATAGATACAGTGAGCTCAGCATCCGATCGATTCCACATCAAACGTGCGACGGCCATTGGATTTGCCATCAACAGTCGCAACTACACTGCGCTAGAGTGGCTACTGGAGGCCGGAGCTCATCCAGGACTGTTGCCAATGGTCACTTTGCCGCCACTTCACGAAGCCATCGTGGTTAAAGACAGGGCCATGATAGAGCTGCTGTTATTCTATGGGGCTCCAGTGAATGAATCCAGACGCAGCTGGTTTCCGTTTACTGCGCTGGGGCATGCAGTGGATCTTGGCCTGGAGGATATTGTCGAGCTACTCCTGAAAAACGGCGCAGACGCCTCCGTGGAAGAAGGATATGGGGTTACTGCCTTGATTGAGACGGCTGTGTCACGGAAACGTCCTATTCCCAAGATAATAAGACAGCTGATGGAATCACGCTATCCTCCCGATGTCAACTACATACGAGAGAACGAGCAGCATTGCGTGATGAGCGCCGTTAGCCAAGGTGATGCTGAGACTGTCTCCATATTACTAGAGTATGGGGCAGACTTGAGTAAATATCTCCAGTCAGGTGAAACGGTGTCACCCTTTCACAATGCTGCTAGATATGGCCATGTCAAAATTTGCGATATTCTGCTACAGCACGAACCGGCGTTTTTGAACCTTCAGATAGAGAAAGGGTTCATGATTGAGTCTCCTCTATTTATGGCATGCCAtcgaaaaaagaaggaagttGTTCGCTTTCTTTTGGATAAAGGTGCCAAAGCAGATCAGCTCAGCTTCTACTATAAGGAATCTCCCCTATTCACTGCTTGTGACGTGGGAGACTTGGAAATCGCCAAGATGGTCCTGGAAGCTGCGCCGCAGATGATCAATGTCCCCACTGCCTTCAACTGCACCCCTCTTGTATATGCTTGCGAGCATGGGAATGTTGAGATGGTTAAAATGCTTCTTGACGCCGGAGCAGGAATTTACCTCCCAAATGGTGCCAGGACAACCAACGCTTTTAGCCGACTgtttgaagccaaaggcaacAAGGCTTTCAAAATCCTGGATCTGCTATTACACCGTGGGTTGGATATCAATGCCGTGGATAACGAGACTGGGCTTTCTATTCTTGGAATGGCCATTGTAGACGCCGAAGCAAGGCACGTCAAATGGCTTCTTGAGCGTGGCGCCGATCCGATACGTGCGCAAAGGAGCGCTGGCCGAGAAGAGACATGGCGGACAGCCCTCCAACTTGTTTCTCATACGAGCAACAAGAAGGCCCCAGGCATCATAGATTTGCTGCTTGAGCCACAATGGGGGCTGTTGGACCATCTAACTCACAAGGACTATCATGGCGGCACTCTTTTCCCACTACTTGGTCAGTCTCGAAAAGCACTGCCAATCACTCCCCGTCTAGTATCAGTATGTGATGCCATCTTCAAAGAAACGGGGAGAGACATTTTCTCCGACCTCATTAATGAGCCCAGCATCGCAGGACTCACTCCGATCGATTGCGTCATGAATGATTTCACCGCCAAGCCTTTTGCATTGTCCGAATTAGACAACAAGCTTCTTTCCAGTATAAACGAGCTTCTTGAGGGTCCTCGCACTACAGAAGACCATTTCCTCATACTGGACTACGTTCTTAGCCTTCTTTTCGCGCGCGAAGCTGATTTCGACGCAGATCTAAAGGTATTGACCGAATTTGTCCTCGCAAGACCGCAGGTGGGCTGGGATGACGATGGATGTTACATGGGATCGGTGGCTCTGCAGGTGTGCGCTCTTTGCGATGAGTCGATTTACGATCCATATGTCTATTGCCCTCTTTGTGAATCCTCGTGGTGTTCGGGATGCAAAAGTAGGTGTGAAGTAAACAGCTTACACAGGCATAAACTACTTGATATTGAGGTTCGGAAGGATTTGGATATCAACGCACCTGACATTCAGGAAATTTTGGAAAAGCTACAGAAAGAGATATCGAGCGGCACATCAAACGAGCAGACGTTTCAAACAGTACAAAACGGCGAAGAACTTAGCGAGAGCCCCATCATCAAGAACCTCGCTTCCGTTGAAGAAAGCCAGCCGCCTACGCCTGACCAAATTTCTCTACAGCTCGCCGCCCTACATGCATTCAATTTCCTGGCCATCAGTCGACCCATCTGGACGCCATTCCTTCCGCTATCTCCCGCCGCCCAAGAGCTTGTCAATCCCTGGCACAGATTGTGGTCACAAGAATACGGCCATCGCCGAAGGCAAAGCTTCATGCAAAGAACCATGAACTATGAAAACTCTGCGTGGAGGCGCTTCCAAGAATTACAGTACTTGAGACGCGGATTCACTAGAGCTTATGCAGATGAGGAGGGTGTGAAGAGGGATTTTGTGTTGCGAGATGTGTGGAGATTGTTTGCTAATGAGAAGCGAGTCAAGGAGAGAGtagtggtggaggaggattTGAGTCTTTGA
- a CDS encoding uncharacterized protein (EggNog:ENOG41~TransMembrane:12 (i45-64o84-106i113-131o137-162i174-194o206-228i277-302o308-331i343-361o367-390i402-425o431-453i)): MAAATVAEDDNKTTRARDEAAAVESDTETLLQGVDEKKLLRKLDLYIIPLVMGLYLFSFLDRVNIGNARLYGLEEDLHLSSEQFQVTVSIFFVTYLLFEVPSNLVLKLFTPRWWVSFIVVAWGIIATLSGLVQSYGALIACRLLLGVVEAGLFPGLSVYLTFFYTKHELALRIGYLFVSSAIAGALGGLLAYGIGHMDGVCGMSGWRWILIIEGIPSVILGVVTFIALPNDAESAYFLTKEEKLLMEERHRREYGNTATSRQFSRVDMKRAFKDWKVWAFSFAQFGVDTMLYGFSTFLPTIINALGEWTVAQVQLLTIPCYFLGAVTYMIIAMLSDRFQMRGIFCVIFGCISIIGYGVLLSDSAPGVHYFGCFLVAGGLYVVVGLPIAWLPNNSPRYGKRTTATGLQLTFGNASGIMSAFIYPALDGPRFIRGHAVSLSMVGVGICIYGFLWYSLWKANKRRDAGELPREHEGLLEEELKELGDDSPHYRYTI; encoded by the exons atggcagcggccACAGTGGCCGAGGACGATAACAAGACGACGAGGGCCCGagatgaggctgctgcggtgGAATCAGATACTGAGACTTTGCTTCAGGgagttgatgagaagaagttgcTGCGGAAGCTGGATCTTTACATCATTCCTCTCGTCATGGGTTTGTATCTGTTCAGTTTCCTTGATAG GGTCAATATTGGCAATGCTCGATTGTACGGACTCGAAGAAGATCTTCACCTCTCATCCGAGCAGTTTCAAGTCAccgtttccatcttcttcgtcacaTACCTCCTCTTCGAAGTGCCATCAAACCTCGTCCTCAAACTCTTCACCCCCCGCTGGTGGGTATCATTCATTGTCGTTGCATGGGGCATCATCGCCACCCTGTCAGGACTGGTGCAGTCCTACGGAGCACTCATCGCCTGCCGTTTACTCCTCGGAGTTGTCGAGGCGGGCCTATTCCCCGGCCTCAGCGTCTATCTCACCTTCTTCTACACCAAGCACGAACTGGCCCTGAGGATTGGCTACCTCTTCGTCAGCTCTGCCATCGCCGGTGCTTTGGGTGGACTGTTGGCTTATGGCATAGGACACATGGATGGCGTGTGTGGCATGAGCGGGTGGCGGTGGATTCTCATCATTGAAGGTATTCCGAGCGTGATTCTCGGTGTCGTCACTTTTATCGCGCTGCCGAATGATGCGGAATCGGCATATTTCCTGACGAAAGAGGAGAAACTGCTCATGGAAGAGAGACACAGGCGGGAATATGGAAACACAGCCACCAGTCGTCAGTTTAGCCGGGTGGACATGAAGAGGGCTTTCAAAGACTGGAAGGTGTGGGCGTTTTCTTTTGCGCAGTTTGGCGTTGATACCATGCTCTACG GATTCTCGACTTTCCTGCCCACAATCATTAATGCCCTCGGCGAATGGACCGTTGCTCAAGTCCAGCTCCTCACCATCCCGTGCTACTTCCTCGGAGCGGTGACCTATATGATCATTGCCATGCTCTCTGATAGATTCCAGATGCGAGGGATATTCTgcgtcatctttggctgcaTAAGCATCATCGGTTATGGTGTTTTGCTGTCCGACTCGGCTCCTGGAGTGCATTATTTCGGATGCTTTCTTGTTGCGGGTGGTTTATACGTTGTCGTCGGTCTTCCAATCGCCTGG TTGCCAAATAATTCTCCTCGATACGGCAAAAGAACAACTGCGACAGGCCTGCAGCTTACTTTTGGAAACGCCTCTGGAATCATGTCTGCATTCATATA CCCTGCGCTCGATGGACCTCGCTTCATTCGCGGCCATGCCGTCTCGCTCAGCATGGTCGGCGTGGGGATCTGCATATACGGCTTTCTGTGGTACTCGCTCTGGAAGGCGAACAAGCGTCGTGATGCGGGAGAGTTGCCGCGAGAGCACGAGGGCTTGCTggaggaagagctcaaggagctgggaGACGACAGCCCTCATTACAGATATACGATTTAA